CAGCGAAGCCGATGCCGATGCCGCAGAGCAAGAATTTATCAACCGTTTCCAAAAAGGAGCGATGCCAGACGAGATGCCTGAATTTACCTTTGAAGGCGAAATTGGCTTGGCGAACTTGCTCAAAGAAGCAGGTTTGGTGGCATCGACTTCCGAAGCGATCCGATCCGTCAATCAAGGCGGCGTGAAAATTGATGGCGAGAAAGTCGAAGACTCAAAATTAGTGATCCAAACTGGCACAACCGCTGTCTACCAAGTAGGTAAACGCAAGTTTGCACGAGTAACGGTGAAATAGTTTCGGCAAAAACATTCCCCCAAATATAATCTGTTCCCCTATAAAAGTTGGGTTCAAACTGACTTGATCGTGGGGAACAGTTTTCTCCTCTCCTCTTAAGATTCAACTCACCGCCACAGGTAGGTGGCAGTTCTCTTTACGCAAAAACTTATCGCCACAGCATCAGTTTCAATATAGCCACGCATAGAAGGCTGGTGAAATGTAATGATAAACTCTATAAACAATTGAGAGCTTAAACACACAGCCACATGTAGGTGGCTGGGGCGAGCTTTACGCTGTTGTTCCACCATCGCCACGGGTTTAAACACACAGCCACATGTAGGTGGCTGGTAGAAAGCAGACAAAGACAACAGCAGTGCGGGGTGTTTAAACACACAGCCACATGTAGGTGGCTGGAATTTACCCCGTGGTGGATGCAATGGCACGCAATGTTTAAACACACAGCCACATGTAGGTGGCTGGGTTGCTGATGACTTGACGAGGGATTTTTTGCAATACAGTTTAAACACACAGCCACATGTAGGTGGCTGGGAAGCGGATTACGGGCAATCACTGAACGAACTGGTGGTTTAAACACACAGCCACATGTAGGTGGCTGGGATTTCCTTTTGGCTCAATGGTAAAGGAATTAGTGGTTTAAACACACAGCCACATGTAGGTGGCTGGCAACCGCACAACATCCTGCGGTTATTTCGGGTTAGTTTAAACACACAGCCACATGTAGGTGGCTGGTAAATTGCTGTTTACGGGCGTGGAAGCCTTAGATGTTTAAACACACAGCCACATGTAGGTGGCTGGAGGCTTACCCCCTGTCGATTACTCGGCAGTGGTAGTTTAAACACACAGCCACATGTAGGTGGCTGGTTGACAAAAAAGTCGATAAGCAACAAGTGTTGTGGTTTAAACACACAGCCACATGTAGGTGGCTGGTACGATTTAAAGCCAAGCCAAGACGGCGGCACGTTGTTTAAACACACAGCCACATGTAGGTGGCTGGTACCCCTAACGTTGCAAGTGCAATACACACGGAACAGTTTAAACACACAGCCACATGTAGGTGGCTGGATTAGCTTTCTTCACCCCGAAACAGGCGAAGAAGTGTTTAAACACACAGCCACATGTAGGTGGCTGGATCGTATCAATTTAGTAAGAAAGATTGGTGAAAAAGTTTAAACACACAGCCACATGTAGGTGGCTGGTTTAAAAATCAAATATTTATTCAATTTTTTATAAAGTTTAAACACACAGCCACATGTAGGTGGCTGGTTTCAACCGCAGCGGTAACAGAAGATAAAGATGATGTTTAAACACACAGCCACATGTAGGTGGCTGGGGCTCTCATTGCTAAGTGCTTATTGAACAAGGCTGTAGACCATATCATTCGCTAACTCTCATCAATGAGATGAAAGAGAGTATATCATATCTAATATATCCCTTTCTAAAATTTCATAATATCCTAATTTTTAAAGAACTATTTTCATTCGCTAATCTCGTGGTATTTTAATGAGAACTATAGGTTAGCGAGTTAAAGAATAAGGGTATCTTGAAAAATATCGAGAGAGGCTTTGGCTCCGTGATGTTCGACTTTACGTCGCCATTTGCTGCCAAGATGATAGAAACGTAAGCTATCGGTTTCTGGATTATAGGTTTGTAGAAGCTTTGCTTTGAGTCTCACCCACTGATCGGGGGCGATGTCGCATTCAAAGACGGAATATTGTACGCGTACACCATAGTCAAGACAATGTTTGGCAATACGACGTAAGCGTGCAGCACCTTCAGGATCATCAAGTGAAATGTCATAGGTTATCAACATCAGCATCATTTTCTCCGTAAAGTCAGGCTACAAGCGGTCAGTTCCACTATAAATTTTGCAAATCTAACGCATCAAAAACGGCGGATACTCTGCTAAGTCACCACGCAAATGGCGAGCCAGTAACATGGCTTGAATATGTGGAAGTAGTCCGATAGCGACTTCTTCTTGTAAAAATGGGTGAATAATTTTCTCTTGCTTTTTCGCCTGCAAGGTTTGGAATAGTAACTTGCGTGTTTCAGGTTTCATATTGACGGCACCACTTGCTTCTATGGTGAAGTCCGTGGGCTTGATTTGTCCTAAATTGATCAAACTAAGCACCATTCTATCCACCCACCATGCTCTAAATTCTTCTAACAAGTCTTGTGCCAAGCTATCCCGTCCAGGGCGATCCGCGTGTAGAAAACCAATTTGTGGATCTAAGCCCACGCCCTGCAATGCCCCGCTGATGTCCTTGCCCAAGACACTATATAAAAAAGAAAGCAGTGCATTCACCCCATCACGCGGCGGGCGGCGATTGCGGCCATCGAATGAAAATCCGCTTTTTTCACGAATTAAGTGTTGGAAGACACCAAAATAACGTGCGGCAGCATCGCCTTCTATTCCGCGAATTAACACCACACTTTCTGCTGTTTGCAAATGGCGTAAACTGGAATTGAGGGCATAAATCGCACTTTCAATGTCGGGATGCTCGCCATGATTACGAATTCGGCGTTGTAAAACCCGTTTAGAGGCTTGAATTTTGGCAGCAATAATATGACGAGCAATTGGCACAGGATTCTGCTCTGAAATGCGATATTGTGCACGGCGAAGCAACACATTGCCACTTTGCCGCCCTTGCAAACGTCCTAAAAAACGTCCGCTCTCGGTAAAAAAAGCCAAATTCACATTATTCTCGCCGCAAAACCCCATCAAAAAAGGCGAAACTAATACATTACCAAAACAGAAGATATGCCCGATGGAATGCACCGGCAGCTGAGCAATCTTTTTCCTATTCTGTTCAACCACCAAAGTTTCTCGCTCCTTATGTAAATAACTGCCTTGGGTGGTGATGTAGAGCGTGTTTTGGAGTTTTTTCATCTTTTAAAATTTTCCAAATAAACTTTCATGTCCATTTTTTCAAAATTTAAATCATGTGATTTTCTCGATGGATGTTTGGGATGCCCACTGGCTAGAAGCACTCCGAGTCTATACCAATTTCTAATTGAGCATTTTTCTAATTTCAAGCAAATCGCCTCCAGGCAGCTCCATAAGTAATCTCTAGACACAATATCTCCACCCCATGCTACTCAAATATCCGCATTTTCTTCTTGAGAAATTATATTAAATATTTTCTCAACATTCTCCTTAACCACTTCCATATCTGGCACTTGGGGCAAAATTTGTGGATGAGCTGTTCTTAATGGATATAAATTAAACATCAAAAAACTTTCATATTCATGTTTTTCAGTAAAAAACATAACCTGTTTTATGGTTGGGTCAGGTTCTTTATCATCTGCAGTACTTGGATTTAATCCAATAACAAATAAAGTTCTTTCCGATAAACTACCAAGTGCAAAACGATGCTTGTTCCGTTTATCCGTTTCATAAATATCTATATTGTATTCCATGCACTCAACACCTTGTTTTCATTTAATTTAAATATCACTGTGAAACAACCCCGCCACATACCCCGTCGTCCTATCCTTTTCCAGCAGCTTCGGCTGACAAATATCTACCAACGAACAGGCTTTGCAGCGTTTGCTGTATTCGGGTCGCGGGGTGATACTGCTGTCGAGCAGGTTGCGTACAGCGATGATGGTATCTAACGTTTTTTGGCGTAATTCATCAGTAAAAACAATGGGGACTCGGTGATGAGTTTGGTTATACCATAATGCACCTTCAGCGATGGACTTACCTGTCATCTCTTCTAGGCAAAGGGCTTGGGCACAGAGTTGGATTTCATCAATAGGTTCGGGCTTGGGTTTGCCGCGTTTGTATTCAACAGGTTTTAGCTGACCGTTTGTGAGATCGTGTTCAACCATATCTAGAATACCGCTGATGCCAAGTTTTTCGGCAGAAACATGCACAGCACGTTCAAAACGAGTGCTTTTGCGTGTTTCTGGCTCTCCTGAATCCACGCGTTCGTGCAAGGCTTGACCTTGGGCGGTGAGATAGTTCTCTGCCCACGCTTGTTCGTTATGGATTAACGCACATTGGCGTGAGCAAAAAGCGTAATGTTGTAAGGCAGAAAGGGGGATCATTCGCATAGGCTGCCCGATTTTTGCTATACAAGCGGTCAGTTCCGCTTGAAATTTTGCAAATCTGCCTGCTTAAAAGCCGTCAATTTCTTGTGGACTCAAGCCTTGCAGTGTTGCAAGCGAATAGCTACCGTCACTGTTGACCGTTAAACTATTATGTACTTTTGCAGATGAATACTGCCCTGACTTGCAATTGTGTTCCCACCAAATCAGTTTGGCAACTTGCATACTGCCTTCAGGGCGAGCTGATGACGCATCTCCTTCAAAAAGTTTGAGTAAGACCGATTTAATTTTTTCAGCATCCGCATCAGAAAATCCTGTACGCTCCGCCAGTTGCGGCGACATTGCACCGTAAGCCACATAAATGCCGTGATCAACTCGGTGTTTCATCCCCATTGTGTCTGAGCCTTTTTTAGTACCATCGCCCTCTCCACTCACCGATTTGGTGATTTGCGTGCTAGTTACGCTTACAGGGTTAATACTAAATGCCGATTGGATGGTGACAGGCCCACGAATGGCAATTGATACGCCAGAAGCGTCATCTGTTTTACCAAAAGCAAATACTTGTCCAAAGCTACGTACGTCAATCCATTTTTCACAGGCAAGTTTTGCCGTTTCATCTTTTGATGATTTTTTCGGATTAAAGGCATCAGGTCCTAAGCCAACTTCTTTATCTTTTGCTCGATTAGCAAGACTGGTCATTCCATCGTCTTTTCTGTCGTCTGATTGTACAAAGATGTTTTCTTTTGCATCTTGTAAGCGGTCACGAATTTTGCGTTTTAAACAGACATCGGTAATCTCACCAATACCTGTGAAATCGGTTCGAGGGCGGTTGCCATTTAGTGGATCACCATTTGGGTTTGCATTTTGGACACTAATAATTAAAGCGAAATCGATTTTTTTAGTTAAGCTCATACTATTTTCCTTCTTGTCTGTTAAACCGTTTCTGAATCTGATGATGCATCATCTTTCGCTGTATAGCGAAATGCCATTTTTTGACTGTGATAACCTAATAAAAACTCAGGATTTAATGGTGTATCTAATTCACAACACTTTTGCTGTCTTAATTTATCAAGTGCATTAAGAATTTCAGTGATTTCTATTTCACGTCTTTTTAAATAAGCAATAGGATTGGTTAAGGTAAATTTATCACTAACTTTTACAGGATAATCTTTACGTAAGCGGTCTTTGTAGTTTTTCAAGTTTAGCTCTAATTGCTTCCAAGTTTGAAATGGACGATTCGCAAATTGTTGCATATAACGTTCAGCATTTGTTGCTCTAGTCTCATTTGCTATTCTCAATGCCATTTGCTCTAAATCTTCAGCAAGTGCAAGTAATCTACCAAATAGATAATCACGAGATGCATTTTCTGTTTCTAACTTCATTGTAAATTCTCTCCGTTGTGAAGGATCATTATGACGAGCTCGCCAGCCTTTGTACAAGGCACAAGCCACACCGATATTTCGTTGCCACTCCCAATTTTCGCAGCTGTTTGGATTACAGGCTCTTTCAAAACTTTGGATAACTAAATCATAGGGGATTGGGACTTTATTTCCCCCTACAATAACAGGCAATAAACGTGAGCAAAATTGTCTAAGTGCTTTTTTATCTTTATCTTCAAGATCTTGTTTAGTTAATAAAGTTTGTGCAATAGCGAATGGTGAAGGGGGTAGATAGAGCCACTCAATTCGTTTGGCTTTTTTCTTACTTGAGCCATCTTCTAAGCTATAACGTTGATACCAAGAAAAATCATCAAGCCAAGCATCAAGGTGCTGGAAATAATCTTTCGGTAAAAATTCTTGATAGTAAGTTAGAGCCATTCGTCCTTGCGTTGCAGAATCAAGCATTAACAATGAGATCATCTCATGATCCTTTAGTTCCGCTTTTAAGCCAAACAGTTTCTTTTTGATGATTGTCGCAGCCTGAGCACCTAAGTTTGCCGCCCATTTTGATGTGGTTTCTGATTCCTGATTTATTTCTGGCGTTTCTTTAGAAACACTGAGCTCCAAATCAGCTTCTTCCGAAAGAAAACTGAAATTGTCTTCCAATGGTTGTGGTAATACTTTACCACTCATTACCCAAGCAACCGTCACTTGGTCACCATTACGAATACCTTGGCGACCAATTAGCCAGCGTAACGCACCATGCGATTTGGCAGACACTTCCGCAGAAACTACAGCTGCCTCATCGGCATTTTCAAATTTCCCTCTAAAAGTATAGCCAGCGTTATCATTTGATGAGATTAATTTAGCTTTATCGCCTGTATGGCGAAGTTTAGCTGGGTGCATTTTGGCAATCGCACTTTCCTTACCTTTAACAAAGCAGAAGCCTTTCTGTGATTCATTGTTAGATAAATAATCGATCCAAGACTGTTGGATACTTTCATCTTTCCAAGTATCACTTTCAACATCTCCTGCGATTTCAACACTCCAGCAGATTAACGCCGAACCAAATTCAATTTCACCTTTAGTTTTAGGCAATACAGCAAAAATTTCGGGAGCTTCGGTTTTTTCTTCCCATTTGGTTAATACTTTGCCTTCTGTTGTTGTAGGGAAAATGCCTTCTTTTACTAAGTCCGCAATCACATTACCTTTACGGACATAATTTAACACCGCTTGCACTTTAGGATGTGAAAAAGGAGAATCGCACCACTCTTGTAGCTGTTTCAGGTAGCTTTCAAAATAGGCTTTTTTCTCGCCACCAAAATCAGAATAATCTTTCGCTACATATTGTAATTTATCCGCAAAAGGATGTGGGGCTTCTCCACTTGTGCGATTCTCAGACTCTTCAGTAACGGGAAGCATAATCGCCGTTTTCGGCTAAACCCAACCAATATAACTATATTAAATAAAACAAGATAAATGGGACTAAATGAGATGAGGCAAAACTTAATGGGATAGGGGAAATGAAAAAGAATTACAGTATGTGAAACAAAAAAGAGGCTAAAAAATTTCAGCCTCTTTTTTACGTTCTAGCAAAACATATCGGGTTGTTGGTGTTTGATGATACGCTTTCGGACTCGATTGATAGCTTTGCGAATACCACTCTCGGTCATATTGTATTTACGGACTAAAAAGGCGTAGTTGTTGCCGTTGAAATCATTATAAATATCCAAATCACGTTGGGCAATCTTGAAGTGATAATCTTTCGGAAAGCAAACTACCTGACCTGCGTAATGTTCTACCAGAAAATCCACGACATTTAAGGCGATTTGTTCACATTTATCATCATCTAGCTTGTAATTTTTGCATAAAAGTGTCACATGGTCTTGAATATCTGTGAAAAGTTCGTGTCGTTGTGCTTCCATTTGTTTCATTGACTACCTCCTGCTCGTTTTTGCCATTGTTTTAAGCTTTCAATCACGTGTGATGCTTCTGCCATCGTCAGTTTATTCCACTGTTTATTCGGCAACATCCGTGCTATGTAGCTATTTAGTGACTTTGATGAATCATCCGTAATAATGCCTTTGCTTGCCATTGATTTCCACACTGCCCAAATCTTCTTTGCCATTGGGCTTAATTCAGAACGACCAAAGGGCAAACGCAATGTTGCCCCTTTTTGTTGTAAAATTTCGATAAGCTGCCGCAGTTCCGACTCATTCAGCTCTTTACTTGACTGCTTATTGAATTGCTGAAAAAGTAATAAGCGATAACTCTCGTCATCCATTTTGAGCTGACTTTTCCCAATATGAATTAATTGAATCATTTTTTGCATACCATCCCCTTTTGCATTTGCTCTAGTAACTGTCGTATTCGTTGTTGATTTTTTTGTCGCTGCTCTTCGGTCAATGTTGGTGGCGGAAGTTCTTTTAATTTCCTTGGCGGCATTGCCTCTAAAAGTTGCTTAGGCGTGGGAAATTGATCGCAACTTTGGGCTAAATTCAGAAAAGCTGTTTCAAATCGCACTCGGTCAAGTTGCTCATCCCACTTTTTATTATGAGTTAGCACCCGATACCACGCCTGCAACGTTCCTTTGATTGCATCTTCAGGCGGAGAATTGCGAATGCGCAATAGCACCAACATCGACACTCCAGAGGCAATCGCCTGCTTTAACCACCGTTCATCCATTCCTGCGCCCCTTGCACCAATCCTAACGTTTTGGATTTCGCTTGTGGTTCATCGCCACGTGCATTTTGCTGCCACGCTTGATTGACAACCGCCATTGCACCACTTGCCGTTTGTGGCTGCCAGCTTGCGATAATCTCCAATAAATAACCGTGAGATTTCATCGGCAATTTCAACGTAGTGCGGTTTGCTAACATCGCATTGATGGCATAAATCCACGCTTCTGCTGGTGCAGGGTAAGCCTTGCCATCACGCTGAATTTCGCCTGCTTTAATCATCGGCACCAGTTCATTGAGCAAGGTTGCCACACGGTCAAAACTAAGCGAAGATTTCGCAGGGCGAAACAGTCCCAAATAGCCAATCAACGCACTGCCAAGTTCCCCATTGACCGACAACGCCGCATAAATCGCACGGCTTGCCGCTTCATTAGCCATTAGACTATCTAACGAATTTAATGCACCACAACTCGGGCATTTCACTTTCATTTATTCCTCCAATATAGATTGAAAAATCCCAAGACTTTTCAATCTCCACTGAAAACCGCCCCAACATTTACGCAATTTTGAGATGGGGCGGTGTGGTTGCTTGATTACATAAATTCCTCCTATTGTCCTGTAATGATATGAACACCATTGCCAATTTTGATTCGTTTGGAATCCTTTTCGGCAAACTGTTGTAGTAACGCATAGGTGTTAGGCATCTTATTTTGTTGCTCTTCAGTGCGATATGATGCTTCTAATGCATCCCAATTTTTAACTATTTCAGCCCAAACAGGTGAAATGGGGGTTAACTTATCAAGTGATTGACGTAGTTCTGGTGCAATCTCAAGCAGTTGTAAACAACGCCTCAGATCAGACGGATCACTTGGATAGCCAGTTCTATTAGGAATCACATTAAATCCCACCACAAAAGCCATTGTTTTACTGCTTACACCTGTTTCACCATTAGCGAGCCATTCAATAATGCGTTTTTGCATTTCTGTCATACTGTTCTTAATCCTTCTCGGTTTAACTGCTGCTTTGCCAACACTGCCAGCCGCAGCTTAATTCGTGGTGATAGTGGGGCAATCTGCCCCCACACTAATCGGGCACTTTCAAAGTCATTGTGGAGTACATAACTGTGGGCTTCGGCGACTAAATCGTAAAACTCTTCCACCCACTGTTTGAGTTGCGTTTCTGCTGTCATCATTCCCCCTATAGAAACTCATCAAGGGCAGGATCGCCAGTGAAAAACAGCTTAGTCATTCCAAGTAATGTCGCCGCTAATGTTTCTGGTTCAGAAACACTTGACTTTACTGCCCAATCTCCTTCTTCGTCTTTTGCAAAGAAAAAGGTGAGAGCTTCTTCAAATCCCTGGCTGATTTCAGGGTAGCGACTTTCTAAGAACCACCAATTTTTCTGAATGAAAGCCACTAATGTCACCATCAACTCATCAACTGTACTTTGTAGATCCTGCGTCAAAACGCCATTTTCAAATGCTGTCTTGATTTCTAAATCTTCTTCGGTACAACTCACTTTAATCCTTAACGTGATGGAATATGTTTTTGCCATCATCTAAACCCCCGCTATATCCAAGCTAATCGGTTGATATTTCCCTTGAGCATCGCATTCATAAAACCGCACATAATCTTTACTGCCTACAATCTGAACGCTATCCGAAATCGCCTGCATCGCTCTTGTCCAGCGTTCGTCTTGAATATCGACACGCCGTAGGGAAAGAATGCGGGCAGTACTCAGATTGCCTTCTTTGTCCACTTGGAAAGCATTGTCAATTAAGGCTTTCAGCTCTGGTCGTGCTTCACCTGCCCATTCGTGTAAGCATTCATCAATTAACACCTTGCCCGCTTGAATCCGTTCATCAAAACGAATGTGATTACTCACCGCAACTTGCAATTTGTATTTGCCATCAAAGCTGTATAACGTTAAATTCCCTTTACGCCCACCAATTTTCACATCGTATTTTTCAGCAGAGAGTTGTACAAAAGCCCCAACATCGGCAAACACAACATTCTTAAAATCACGCAAGGCGATTTGTACGTCTTTTGCTTGTTTAACAAAATTCGTTACCAAGGCATCTCGCTCTTTATCCATTTCTTTGACCAACTCTTCCGCAATCAACCGCCCTTGGGCATCTTGCCAGTAAGTTTTGCCATCAATAACTTGTTTACTCATTGCTGTTCTCCTTAATTCTTTGTTGCTTTCTCAATCTCTGTTGTTAAAACTGCTTTCATATTGACCATGCCATTTTCTCTATTAACTTCAAAATGATGAATGCCTTGTTCTATTGCTTTTGCCACAACCAGAGGATTATTTTTAGTTTGAGTAACAAAAACATAGCAACATTTGAGAAACTCTTCTGGATTATTACGATCAATCATTTCAACTTTAGCCATTATTTGCTCCTTGAATTTCACAGGTATGCGGATAAAAATCCGCATTCACTTTTGGGGTTAAATTGCCGTTGGGGGAGCGGAGATAAATCACTCCGTCGATGCACATTTCGTTATAAAGAAAAGTATGTTTTTCAAGGGAGAGTGGCTCACACCCCATCAGCCCGATACAAGCGGTCAGATACGCAAAAAATTTTGCAAATTTCATCATTTCTGCCCCCTACACATTGTGAATCACATCGGCATTCACCTTCGGTACACCAAGAGTGAAGGCGGTATTCAGTGCGGCGGTGAGCAAGTTATTCACCGCAAGCGGATAGAGCAAGCTGGCACTTTTATTACGGCTGACACGGGTTAAACGTTGGCGAACGGCAAGGAAGGTATCTTCTTCAAACAGGTCGCAGGTTTTCTTATTTGCCCGTGCCAAAAGATGTGCCACATAGCCTTCCAGCTCTGCATCTAACGGCATCAGCTCAACCACTTCACAGCGTTGCACCACTTCCCGCACTTCAGTATTTTGTTCGGAAAGTTTGAGTTTCAGCTCGGGCTGACCAATCAGAATAATGCTCAACAGTTTTTTGAAACCGTCTTCAAGTTCAAAAAAGCGTTTGAGATGTTTCAGCGTCGGAATTGGCAAGCTGTGTGCTTCTTCAATGATTAACACATTGCTCTGACCCGATTTGCAGCTTTCTTTCAGTACACGGTGCAACTGGCGGAAACGGGCTTCAGGACTGCGTTTCACGCTTTCCAGCGGGGCAAGAGTGGAAATAATCGCCTCGGCAATATGGGCAGCCTTCAGGGTTTTTCCCTTCACATCATTGTCTTCCATCGCAATGATGTACGGCTCAATCACGGTAATTGGCACGTTGTCGGCATTGATGCGGTCAATTAAATCACGGCGTAGAGTGGATTTGCCAGCCCCCGATTCACCAACGACTGCCATAAACCCACCGTGTTTGGCAGTTTGGAACAGGGCTTCACGCACATAACGGATGTCAGGTGTGGCGAAAACCTCATCAGCCGAACGGATTTCAGCGGAAAAAGGGTCAAAAGGCAGTAAAAAATGCCGTCTGGTATCTGGAAATAAAGTCTGTTTTGCGAGTAACATAGTGTCGTCCTCAGTATCATTCTGTTTGGTGTTGGGGGCGGAAGCGGCAGGCTCGGTCGCCAAACTTTCCCCTGTCGCTTCCTCTTCTAGCAGCTCTGCAAGCGGTCGGTTTATTCCGATTTTTTGCAAATTTGCTGCTAAATTCATTTCAAACGTCTCCCACTCTTTCACTCGCTGATTATGATTAATCAACTGAGCAATGGTGGCGTGAGAGACTTGCATCATTTTGGCTAATCGACGGAGTGAAATCCCCCGTGCAATCAGCTCTGTTTTCA
The nucleotide sequence above comes from Pasteurellaceae bacterium Orientalotternb1. Encoded proteins:
- a CDS encoding CRISPR-associated endonuclease Cas2 — its product is MLMLITYDISLDDPEGAARLRRIAKHCLDYGVRVQYSVFECDIAPDQWVRLKAKLLQTYNPETDSLRFYHLGSKWRRKVEHHGAKASLDIFQDTLIL
- a CDS encoding subtype I-C CRISPR-associated endonuclease Cas1 — its product is MKKLQNTLYITTQGSYLHKERETLVVEQNRKKIAQLPVHSIGHIFCFGNVLVSPFLMGFCGENNVNLAFFTESGRFLGRLQGRQSGNVLLRRAQYRISEQNPVPIARHIIAAKIQASKRVLQRRIRNHGEHPDIESAIYALNSSLRHLQTAESVVLIRGIEGDAAARYFGVFQHLIREKSGFSFDGRNRRPPRDGVNALLSFLYSVLGKDISGALQGVGLDPQIGFLHADRPGRDSLAQDLLEEFRAWWVDRMVLSLINLGQIKPTDFTIEASGAVNMKPETRKLLFQTLQAKKQEKIIHPFLQEEVAIGLLPHIQAMLLARHLRGDLAEYPPFLMR
- a CDS encoding CRISPR-associated protein Cas4, which encodes MRMIPLSALQHYAFCSRQCALIHNEQAWAENYLTAQGQALHERVDSGEPETRKSTRFERAVHVSAEKLGISGILDMVEHDLTNGQLKPVEYKRGKPKPEPIDEIQLCAQALCLEEMTGKSIAEGALWYNQTHHRVPIVFTDELRQKTLDTIIAVRNLLDSSITPRPEYSKRCKACSLVDICQPKLLEKDRTTGYVAGLFHSDI
- a CDS encoding type I-C CRISPR-associated protein Cas7/Csd2 produces the protein MSLTKKIDFALIISVQNANPNGDPLNGNRPRTDFTGIGEITDVCLKRKIRDRLQDAKENIFVQSDDRKDDGMTSLANRAKDKEVGLGPDAFNPKKSSKDETAKLACEKWIDVRSFGQVFAFGKTDDASGVSIAIRGPVTIQSAFSINPVSVTSTQITKSVSGEGDGTKKGSDTMGMKHRVDHGIYVAYGAMSPQLAERTGFSDADAEKIKSVLLKLFEGDASSARPEGSMQVAKLIWWEHNCKSGQYSSAKVHNSLTVNSDGSYSLATLQGLSPQEIDGF
- a CDS encoding type I-C CRISPR-associated protein Cas8c/Csd1, encoding MLPVTEESENRTSGEAPHPFADKLQYVAKDYSDFGGEKKAYFESYLKQLQEWCDSPFSHPKVQAVLNYVRKGNVIADLVKEGIFPTTTEGKVLTKWEEKTEAPEIFAVLPKTKGEIEFGSALICWSVEIAGDVESDTWKDESIQQSWIDYLSNNESQKGFCFVKGKESAIAKMHPAKLRHTGDKAKLISSNDNAGYTFRGKFENADEAAVVSAEVSAKSHGALRWLIGRQGIRNGDQVTVAWVMSGKVLPQPLEDNFSFLSEEADLELSVSKETPEINQESETTSKWAANLGAQAATIIKKKLFGLKAELKDHEMISLLMLDSATQGRMALTYYQEFLPKDYFQHLDAWLDDFSWYQRYSLEDGSSKKKAKRIEWLYLPPSPFAIAQTLLTKQDLEDKDKKALRQFCSRLLPVIVGGNKVPIPYDLVIQSFERACNPNSCENWEWQRNIGVACALYKGWRARHNDPSQRREFTMKLETENASRDYLFGRLLALAEDLEQMALRIANETRATNAERYMQQFANRPFQTWKQLELNLKNYKDRLRKDYPVKVSDKFTLTNPIAYLKRREIEITEILNALDKLRQQKCCELDTPLNPEFLLGYHSQKMAFRYTAKDDASSDSETV
- a CDS encoding DNA-binding protein, yielding MKQMEAQRHELFTDIQDHVTLLCKNYKLDDDKCEQIALNVVDFLVEHYAGQVVCFPKDYHFKIAQRDLDIYNDFNGNNYAFLVRKYNMTESGIRKAINRVRKRIIKHQQPDMFC
- a CDS encoding sulfate transporter, with translation MSKQVIDGKTYWQDAQGRLIAEELVKEMDKERDALVTNFVKQAKDVQIALRDFKNVVFADVGAFVQLSAEKYDVKIGGRKGNLTLYSFDGKYKLQVAVSNHIRFDERIQAGKVLIDECLHEWAGEARPELKALIDNAFQVDKEGNLSTARILSLRRVDIQDERWTRAMQAISDSVQIVGSKDYVRFYECDAQGKYQPISLDIAGV
- a CDS encoding transposase; translated protein: MLKLKTELIARGISLRRLAKMMQVSHATIAQLINHNQRVKEWETFEMNLAANLQKIGINRPLAELLEEEATGESLATEPAASAPNTKQNDTEDDTMLLAKQTLFPDTRRHFLLPFDPFSAEIRSADEVFATPDIRYVREALFQTAKHGGFMAVVGESGAGKSTLRRDLIDRINADNVPITVIEPYIIAMEDNDVKGKTLKAAHIAEAIISTLAPLESVKRSPEARFRQLHRVLKESCKSGQSNVLIIEEAHSLPIPTLKHLKRFFELEDGFKKLLSIILIGQPELKLKLSEQNTEVREVVQRCEVVELMPLDAELEGYVAHLLARANKKTCDLFEEDTFLAVRQRLTRVSRNKSASLLYPLAVNNLLTAALNTAFTLGVPKVNADVIHNV